One stretch of Flavobacterium sp. 9 DNA includes these proteins:
- a CDS encoding UDP-glucose 6-dehydrogenase — translation MKITKICCIGAGYVGGPTMAVIAQKCPNIQVTVVDLNEQRIKDWNDPNTDNIPIYEPGLSEIVAEARGRNLFFSTEVEKAIDEAQVIFISVNTPTKTYGKGKGMAADLKYIELCARQIAKVAKQNKIVVEKSTLPVRTAEAIKSILDNTGNGVQFQILSNPEFLAEGTAVTDLLNPDRILIGGDSTPEGEEAINALVDVYANWVSKDKILTTNVWSSELSKLTANAFLAQRISSINAMSELCEQTGADINEVAKAIGMDSRIGSKFLKASVGFGGSCFQKDILNLVYIAKSYGLTEVADYWEQVIIMNDHQKRRFSNKIVQTLYNTVADKKITFLGWAFKKDTNDTRESAAIYVADDLINEQAKIAVYDPKVSRNKMLNDLDYLETRSAQENNSKVVTFDNAYDACKGAHAVAILTEWDEFATYDWQKIYDSMHKPAFLFDGRNILNSKEMESIGFIYKGIGS, via the coding sequence ATGAAAATTACAAAAATTTGTTGCATTGGAGCAGGTTATGTTGGAGGTCCAACAATGGCAGTGATTGCTCAAAAATGTCCAAATATTCAAGTGACAGTTGTAGACTTGAATGAACAAAGAATTAAAGACTGGAATGATCCAAACACAGATAATATTCCAATTTATGAACCTGGACTTTCAGAAATAGTAGCCGAAGCAAGAGGGAGAAATCTTTTCTTTTCGACAGAAGTTGAAAAAGCAATTGATGAAGCTCAGGTAATTTTTATTTCAGTTAATACGCCAACCAAAACTTATGGTAAAGGAAAAGGAATGGCTGCAGATTTGAAATATATAGAGCTTTGTGCCAGACAAATTGCAAAAGTGGCTAAGCAGAATAAAATTGTTGTTGAGAAATCAACCCTTCCAGTGAGGACAGCTGAAGCAATAAAAAGTATTTTAGATAATACAGGAAATGGAGTTCAGTTCCAGATTTTATCTAATCCTGAATTTTTGGCTGAAGGAACTGCGGTTACAGATCTATTAAATCCAGATAGAATTTTAATAGGTGGAGATTCGACACCAGAAGGTGAAGAGGCAATTAATGCACTGGTTGATGTATATGCTAACTGGGTTAGTAAAGATAAAATCCTTACTACAAATGTTTGGTCTTCAGAATTGTCTAAGCTTACAGCAAATGCATTTTTAGCGCAACGTATTTCGTCTATAAATGCAATGTCTGAATTGTGTGAACAAACAGGTGCAGATATTAATGAAGTAGCAAAGGCAATAGGAATGGATAGCCGTATTGGATCAAAGTTTTTAAAAGCTTCGGTTGGATTTGGAGGTTCTTGTTTTCAGAAAGACATTTTGAACTTAGTTTATATTGCAAAATCATACGGATTAACAGAAGTTGCTGATTATTGGGAACAGGTTATTATAATGAATGATCATCAAAAAAGAAGATTTTCAAATAAGATTGTTCAAACCTTATATAATACGGTTGCAGATAAAAAGATTACTTTTTTAGGCTGGGCTTTTAAAAAGGATACGAATGATACACGAGAATCTGCAGCAATTTATGTAGCCGATGATCTAATTAATGAGCAGGCAAAAATTGCTGTTTATGATCCGAAAGTTTCGAGAAATAAAATGTTAAATGATCTGGATTATTTAGAAACAAGATCTGCTCAGGAAAATAATTCAAAAGTTGTAACGTTTGATAATGCATATGATGCCTGTAAAGGCGCGCATGCAGTTGCAATTCTAACAGAATGGGACGAGTTTGCAACTTATGATTGGCAAAAAATTTATGA
- a CDS encoding SDR family oxidoreductase: MKTSNQNTILITGGAGFIGSNLCEYFLGLDYKVICLDNFSTGHHYNLKDFINNPHFKLIEGDIRNIEDCNLAVQNVDYVLHQAALGSVPRSINDPITTNDVNVSGFLNMLVASRDAKVKRFVYAASSSTYGDSVGLPKVEDVIGKPLSPYAITKYVNELYAEIFSKTYGLETIGLRYFNVFGRKQDPNGAYAAVIPKFVAQLMKYESPVINGDGNYSRDFTYIDNVIQMNMLAITTQNPNAINTVYNTAFGDRNTLNDLVGYLKKYLAEFDTKIADVEIVYGSSRAGDIPHSLASIDKAKTMLGYNPEYSLQDGLKEAVIWYWNNLK, translated from the coding sequence ATGAAAACGTCAAACCAAAATACTATTCTAATTACCGGAGGAGCGGGTTTTATTGGTTCAAATTTGTGTGAGTATTTTTTAGGACTCGACTATAAAGTAATTTGTTTAGATAACTTTTCGACAGGACATCATTATAATTTGAAGGATTTTATAAATAATCCACATTTTAAACTAATTGAGGGAGATATTAGGAATATTGAAGATTGTAATTTAGCAGTTCAAAATGTAGATTATGTTTTACATCAGGCAGCTTTAGGCTCTGTTCCAAGATCTATAAACGACCCAATAACTACAAATGATGTAAATGTTTCAGGTTTTTTGAATATGCTAGTCGCTTCAAGAGATGCAAAAGTAAAACGTTTTGTATATGCAGCTAGTTCATCTACTTATGGAGATTCGGTAGGATTGCCAAAAGTTGAAGATGTAATTGGAAAACCTTTGTCTCCATATGCAATTACGAAATATGTAAACGAATTGTACGCTGAGATTTTTAGTAAAACTTATGGATTAGAAACTATTGGTTTAAGATATTTCAATGTATTTGGAAGAAAACAAGATCCTAATGGAGCTTATGCTGCAGTGATTCCTAAATTTGTTGCACAATTGATGAAATATGAAAGTCCAGTAATTAATGGTGATGGAAATTATTCGCGTGATTTTACATATATAGATAATGTAATTCAGATGAATATGCTGGCAATAACAACTCAAAATCCTAATGCAATTAATACAGTTTATAATACGGCTTTTGGAGATCGAAATACATTAAATGATTTAGTTGGATATTTAAAAAAGTATTTAGCCGAGTTTGATACTAAAATTGCTGATGTGGAAATTGTTTATGGATCAAGTAGAGCGGGAGATATTCCACATTCATTGGCAAGTATTGATAAAGCAAAAACAATGTTGGGATACAATCCTGAATATTCTTTACAAGATGGCTTGAAAGAAGCAGTGATTTGGTATTGGAATAATTTGAAATAA
- a CDS encoding polysaccharide biosynthesis tyrosine autokinase, which produces MLDIKDFSIFENHSSFDFKGFLLKIASYWKWFLVSLIIAFTIAYQVNIRKEKIYSMQTMISIKEESNPFFTSNTSLVFNWGGISDQVNGISTILQSRSHNEMVVDKLQYYIDYLEQGKYNLVDSYGAVPFYVSIDKTKPQLANALISIKFLSENEYQIKIPFEVNSVSLITYSTNVYSNTSVQPGMFVKKYKVGEQVVLPFLNWKLQINDNPGFYKGKEYFVRFNNFDGTVSRYRGISVDGDKGGGSLLTLSMSGTNKARMVEYLNATVKMLIKIQLDGKNQFATNTIRFIDSTLVAMESQLKQTGNELKTFRKDKNIYEIEGGGAKVSDKITDFDVERDRVSRKISYYNSLKAYLNNSVDYSRLPAPSVAGIEDPNVVTNVSKLIALSTQRSEMSYAVKSDKIFKDFDNQMRAVKDVLLENIASAKTSLLYDLSLVNAKIGEAESTVKRLPEEQQELLKIQRKYDLNDNIYTEFLKKRNEAEIVKASNLSDIHFIDSAKDIGGGLIGPKTSANYVLALFLGILVPLSFVFLLFFINDSIQNTDDISKLTSIPLIGVIGMNKDFINLAVFDKPKSALSEAFRGIRSSLQFLYKKQQVSGAKTLMITSTISGEGKTFCSINIATVFALSEKKTVVVGLDLRKPRLAAEFSLTNQLGVVNYLIKQNSLDEIVNKTQIPNLDVILSGPIPPNPSELILSEAMKEMIDELKQKYDYVILDTPPVGLVSDALELVQYADVSLYIVRQNYTKKDMITLLNTRVKRGELNNASIVLNGYENKAKYGSTYGYGYGYGAYSNGYHDDEDKTGFWKSILQKIKK; this is translated from the coding sequence ATGTTAGATATAAAAGATTTTTCCATTTTTGAGAATCATTCGAGTTTTGATTTTAAAGGGTTTTTGCTGAAAATTGCCAGCTACTGGAAATGGTTTTTGGTTAGTTTGATAATTGCATTTACTATAGCATACCAAGTAAATATTCGAAAAGAGAAAATTTACTCTATGCAGACCATGATTTCGATCAAGGAAGAAAGTAATCCATTTTTTACCTCTAATACCAGTTTGGTTTTCAATTGGGGCGGTATTTCAGATCAGGTAAATGGAATTTCTACGATACTACAATCACGTTCACACAATGAAATGGTTGTAGATAAATTACAGTATTATATAGATTATTTGGAACAAGGAAAATATAATTTGGTAGATTCTTATGGAGCAGTTCCTTTTTATGTAAGTATTGATAAAACAAAACCGCAGCTCGCTAATGCTTTAATCAGTATTAAATTCCTAAGCGAAAATGAATACCAAATTAAGATTCCTTTTGAGGTTAATTCAGTTTCTTTAATTACTTATTCTACTAATGTATATAGTAATACTTCCGTTCAGCCTGGAATGTTTGTAAAGAAATATAAAGTTGGGGAACAAGTTGTATTGCCTTTTTTAAATTGGAAATTGCAAATAAATGATAATCCTGGTTTTTATAAAGGGAAAGAATACTTTGTAAGATTCAATAATTTTGATGGAACCGTATCTCGATACAGAGGAATTAGTGTTGATGGTGATAAAGGCGGAGGTTCGTTGTTGACACTTAGCATGTCAGGCACAAATAAAGCAAGAATGGTTGAATATTTGAATGCAACTGTAAAGATGTTGATTAAAATTCAACTAGACGGAAAAAATCAGTTTGCAACTAATACGATTAGATTTATCGATAGTACTTTGGTTGCAATGGAATCGCAATTGAAACAAACTGGTAATGAATTAAAAACTTTCAGGAAAGATAAAAATATTTATGAAATTGAAGGCGGAGGAGCAAAAGTTTCGGATAAAATCACGGATTTTGATGTTGAACGAGATCGCGTTTCGAGAAAAATTAGTTATTATAATTCTTTAAAAGCATATTTAAATAATAGTGTTGATTATTCAAGATTGCCCGCGCCATCTGTGGCGGGAATTGAAGATCCAAATGTAGTTACAAATGTTTCAAAACTTATCGCGCTCTCTACACAAAGATCAGAAATGTCTTATGCTGTAAAGAGTGATAAAATTTTTAAGGATTTTGATAATCAGATGCGGGCAGTTAAGGATGTTTTGTTAGAAAATATAGCGTCGGCAAAAACATCTTTATTATACGACCTGTCTCTTGTTAATGCAAAAATTGGAGAGGCAGAAAGTACAGTAAAACGACTTCCTGAAGAACAACAGGAATTATTGAAAATACAAAGGAAGTATGATTTGAATGACAATATCTATACTGAATTTCTTAAGAAGCGAAATGAAGCAGAAATTGTAAAGGCGTCTAATTTATCAGATATTCATTTTATTGATTCGGCAAAAGATATTGGAGGAGGACTGATTGGTCCAAAAACTTCAGCAAATTATGTATTGGCGCTGTTTTTAGGAATATTAGTGCCCTTGTCATTTGTTTTCTTGTTATTTTTTATCAATGACTCGATTCAAAATACGGATGATATTAGTAAATTGACAAGTATACCGCTAATTGGAGTTATCGGAATGAATAAAGATTTTATAAATCTAGCCGTATTTGATAAACCAAAATCAGCCCTTTCAGAAGCTTTTAGAGGAATTCGTTCTTCACTTCAGTTCTTGTATAAAAAGCAACAAGTAAGTGGAGCAAAAACTTTAATGATTACTTCTACTATTAGTGGAGAAGGAAAAACATTTTGTTCAATAAATATAGCTACTGTTTTTGCCTTAAGTGAGAAGAAAACAGTTGTTGTTGGGTTAGATTTAAGAAAGCCAAGATTGGCTGCTGAGTTTAGTTTAACAAATCAATTAGGAGTAGTAAATTACTTAATTAAACAAAATAGTCTGGATGAAATTGTCAATAAGACACAAATTCCAAATCTTGATGTTATACTTTCCGGTCCGATTCCTCCAAATCCTTCTGAATTGATTTTGAGTGAGGCCATGAAGGAAATGATAGATGAATTAAAGCAAAAATATGATTATGTTATTTTAGACACACCTCCAGTTGGTCTTGTGTCAGATGCATTAGAATTAGTTCAGTATGCTGATGTTTCGCTCTATATCGTTAGGCAAAATTATACTAAAAAAGACATGATAACGTTGTTGAATACAAGAGTTAAGCGTGGTGAATTAAATAATGCAAGTATAGTTTTGAATGGTTATGAGAATAAAGCAAAGTATGGTTCAACATATGGTTACGGATATGGTTATGGAGCTTATTCAAATGGATATCATGATGATGAAGATAAAACAGGATTCTGGAAATCTATTTTGCAAAAAATAAAAAAATAA
- a CDS encoding polysaccharide biosynthesis/export family protein yields the protein MSKNTFFILLLISTLFTSCIPIKDLVYLQDKNSSGEQNNISAVETKPYRLQTNDVLSVTIKAIDPKLVSIFSTTESASTVGKSESALYFDGFTVDDHGNIRMPILGEINVIGYTLEEVRTKIEKKLLEEYFKSEANIFVTVKLAGFRYTINGEVGSAGTKTLFQEHVNIMEAIANAGDINTVGDRRTVTVIRQTPTGVLMNNLDLTDVNVMKSPYYYLQPNDYIYVKPLKQKTWGTGQTGIQSIGTIITLLSLATTVYLIIKN from the coding sequence ATGAGTAAAAATACCTTTTTTATATTACTACTAATCAGTACGCTATTTACATCCTGTATTCCTATAAAAGATTTAGTGTATTTGCAAGATAAAAATAGTTCAGGAGAACAAAATAATATCTCCGCAGTAGAAACCAAACCTTACAGATTGCAAACAAATGATGTTTTAAGCGTTACCATAAAAGCAATAGATCCTAAGTTGGTGTCAATTTTTAGTACTACCGAGAGTGCCTCAACAGTTGGTAAGTCAGAATCAGCTTTATATTTTGACGGATTTACAGTAGATGATCATGGTAATATTAGAATGCCAATTTTAGGGGAAATTAATGTAATTGGATATACTCTTGAAGAAGTTAGAACCAAAATTGAAAAAAAACTACTTGAAGAATATTTCAAAAGTGAAGCAAATATTTTTGTTACAGTAAAATTAGCTGGTTTTAGATACACGATAAACGGAGAAGTTGGAAGTGCCGGAACAAAGACATTGTTTCAGGAACATGTAAATATTATGGAAGCAATTGCAAATGCAGGCGATATTAATACTGTTGGAGATAGAAGAACTGTAACTGTAATTCGTCAAACACCAACTGGAGTATTAATGAATAATTTAGATCTTACGGATGTGAATGTGATGAAATCACCCTATTATTACTTACAGCCGAACGACTATATTTATGTAAAACCATTGAAACAAAAAACTTGGGGAACCGGTCAGACTGGTATTCAATCTATAGGTACTATTATTACCTTATTATCATTGGCAACAACAGTTTATTTGATTATCAAAAATTAA
- the recR gene encoding recombination mediator RecR gives MEFSSKLIEKAVNEMSQLPGIGKRTALRLVLHLLKQPKEQTSFLSQALLNMRADIKFCESCHNISDTKVCEICANNSRNHQTICVVEDIRDVMAIENTGQYKGIYHVLGGKISPIEGVGPSQLNISSLVEKVKAGKVVEIIFALSSTMEGDTTNFYIYKQIAESEIIISTIARGISVGDELEYADEITLGRSILHRVPFEKTFKNN, from the coding sequence ATGGAATTTTCATCAAAATTAATAGAAAAAGCAGTCAACGAAATGTCACAATTACCTGGTATTGGTAAGAGAACGGCATTGCGATTGGTACTTCATTTATTAAAACAACCAAAAGAACAAACAAGCTTTTTGTCGCAAGCACTACTAAATATGCGTGCCGACATTAAGTTTTGCGAAAGCTGTCATAATATTTCAGATACAAAAGTTTGTGAAATTTGCGCGAACAATTCAAGAAACCATCAAACGATTTGTGTAGTTGAAGATATCAGAGATGTTATGGCTATTGAAAATACGGGACAATACAAAGGAATTTATCATGTTCTTGGTGGTAAAATATCTCCAATTGAAGGAGTTGGTCCTAGTCAATTAAATATTTCAAGTTTAGTCGAAAAAGTAAAAGCAGGAAAAGTAGTTGAGATTATTTTCGCATTAAGTTCAACTATGGAGGGAGATACCACTAATTTTTACATTTATAAACAAATTGCTGAATCAGAAATTATAATTTCTACAATTGCAAGAGGTATTTCTGTAGGTGATGAATTAGAATACGCAGACGAAATTACACTCGGACGAAGTATCTTGCATAGAGTTCCGTTTGAAAAAACTTTCAAAAACAACTAA
- a CDS encoding CoA-binding protein, which produces MKNKKTLVLGATTKPDRYAFRAVNMLVEKGHTVLAIGQNTGEVAGVKIHTKAIPVKNIDTVTLYLNPARQRDYYNYIIEAQPKRVVFNPGTENPEFYQLLELNNIKAEVACTLVLLATNQY; this is translated from the coding sequence ATGAAAAATAAAAAAACTTTAGTTCTGGGAGCTACCACAAAACCAGATCGTTATGCTTTTAGAGCTGTAAATATGTTAGTTGAAAAAGGACATACTGTTTTAGCAATTGGTCAAAACACAGGTGAAGTTGCCGGTGTTAAAATTCATACTAAAGCAATTCCTGTAAAAAATATAGACACCGTTACCTTATATTTGAATCCTGCACGCCAACGTGATTATTATAATTACATTATCGAAGCTCAGCCAAAAAGAGTTGTCTTTAATCCTGGAACAGAAAATCCGGAATTTTATCAATTATTAGAACTTAATAATATTAAAGCCGAAGTTGCATGTACATTAGTTTTATTGGCAACAAATCAATATTAA
- a CDS encoding MarC family NAAT transporter yields the protein MDLFIYLFAALFSVLNPIGTVPIFVGLTQHDSQAERSRISLWTAINVFIILIVSFFIGQYVLTFFGISIDALRIAGGIVIVNSGFSLLSGKINKKRGINKKVETDAQQRNDIALTPLAIPMLAGPGSISLLIAFYQEHHGMEEIIISCLAILAIALAIFAILKSAHYLARILGASGIVAISRIVGFIVISIGIQYIVSSIINIVKGNLM from the coding sequence ATGGATTTATTCATTTATTTATTTGCCGCTCTTTTTTCAGTTTTAAACCCAATCGGAACGGTTCCTATTTTCGTTGGACTGACCCAACACGATTCTCAAGCCGAACGTTCTCGTATTTCGCTTTGGACTGCTATAAACGTTTTTATAATCTTGATAGTTTCCTTTTTTATTGGCCAATATGTTTTAACATTTTTTGGAATAAGCATTGACGCACTTCGTATTGCAGGTGGAATTGTGATTGTAAATTCGGGATTCTCTTTACTATCAGGAAAAATCAATAAAAAACGAGGAATCAATAAAAAAGTTGAAACGGACGCGCAACAAAGAAATGACATTGCCTTAACTCCGCTAGCAATCCCAATGTTAGCTGGACCTGGATCAATTTCTTTATTAATTGCTTTTTATCAGGAACATCACGGAATGGAAGAAATCATTATTTCTTGTTTAGCAATTCTGGCAATTGCTCTTGCTATTTTTGCAATATTAAAAAGCGCTCATTATTTAGCAAGAATACTTGGTGCTTCCGGAATTGTAGCGATATCAAGAATTGTTGGTTTTATTGTAATCTCTATCGGAATTCAATATATTGTAAGCTCTATCATTAACATCGTTAAAGGGAATTTGATGTAA
- the ctlX gene encoding citrulline utilization hydrolase CtlX, giving the protein MKQTTNAIVMIRPVAFRMNEQTAVNNYYQKVLDGLLPSTVNAKAQQEFDTFVEKLRAVEVDVTVIEDNLETDTPDSIFPNNWVSFHENGDVALYPMFAENRRQERREDILDTLEDKGFVINNIMDYTSAEEDGFFLEGTGSLLLDRANAKAYCALSPRADEELFIEFCEDFDYAPVIFEAFQTVDGERKLIYHTNVMMCLGETFAVICADCIDDKKERKMVLENLKADKKEVILITEAQVNNFAGNMLEVRGTNDKKYIVMSASAHQSLTPKQISQLENHAEILSSSLDTIEACGGGSARCMMAEVFLPRN; this is encoded by the coding sequence ATGAAACAAACAACCAATGCAATCGTAATGATTCGGCCAGTTGCTTTCAGAATGAATGAACAAACTGCTGTAAATAATTATTATCAAAAAGTATTAGATGGACTTTTGCCAAGTACAGTAAATGCCAAAGCACAGCAAGAATTTGATACTTTTGTTGAAAAACTTAGAGCTGTAGAAGTTGATGTTACAGTAATTGAAGATAACTTGGAAACAGATACTCCAGATAGTATTTTTCCAAATAACTGGGTTTCTTTCCATGAAAATGGAGATGTAGCATTATATCCAATGTTTGCTGAAAATCGTCGTCAGGAACGTCGTGAAGATATTTTAGACACTCTTGAAGATAAAGGTTTTGTGATTAATAATATAATGGATTATACATCTGCAGAAGAAGACGGTTTTTTTCTGGAAGGAACCGGAAGCTTACTTTTAGATCGTGCTAATGCAAAAGCTTATTGCGCTTTGTCACCTCGTGCCGATGAGGAATTATTTATTGAATTCTGTGAAGATTTTGATTATGCTCCGGTAATCTTCGAAGCTTTTCAAACTGTTGATGGCGAACGCAAACTAATTTATCATACAAATGTTATGATGTGTTTAGGCGAAACTTTTGCTGTTATTTGTGCCGATTGTATAGATGACAAAAAAGAACGTAAAATGGTTCTTGAAAATCTAAAAGCTGATAAGAAAGAAGTTATTCTAATTACAGAAGCTCAGGTGAATAATTTCGCCGGTAATATGTTAGAAGTTCGTGGAACTAATGATAAAAAATATATTGTGATGAGTGCATCAGCACATCAAAGTTTGACTCCAAAACAAATTTCACAATTAGAAAATCACGCTGAAATTTTAAGTTCAAGCTTAGATACTATAGAAGCTTGTGGTGGAGGAAGTGCAAGATGTATGATGGCTGAAGTGTTTTTGCCAAGAAACTAG
- a CDS encoding dimethylarginine dimethylaminohydrolase family protein yields the protein MLQLNIKNETSRLRAVVLGSAVHNGPTPSVDEAYDPKSLEHIKAGTYPIEEDMVVEMEAFNTVFKKYDVTVYRPEMIENYNQIFARDIGFVIDDTFVKSNILPDRERELDAIQYVIDQMNPLKVVRPPEEVHIEGGDVMLWNDHIFIGTYKGSDYKDYITARTNMYGVNYIKELFPNKIVKEFDLVKSKLEARDNALHLDCCFQPVGKDKGIIYKRGFREEADYLYLVNLFGFENLFHIERNEMYNMFSNVFSIDENVVVSEKNFTRLNNWLRANGFTVEEIPYAEIAKQEGLLRCSTLPLIRD from the coding sequence ATGTTGCAATTAAATATAAAGAACGAAACGTCAAGATTACGGGCTGTAGTTTTGGGTTCAGCTGTTCATAATGGGCCAACTCCATCTGTAGATGAGGCTTATGATCCTAAATCATTGGAACATATTAAAGCAGGAACCTATCCAATCGAAGAAGATATGGTTGTTGAAATGGAAGCTTTTAATACTGTTTTTAAAAAATATGATGTAACTGTTTATCGTCCGGAAATGATTGAAAATTACAATCAGATTTTTGCGAGAGATATTGGTTTTGTAATTGATGATACTTTTGTGAAATCTAATATTTTACCTGATAGAGAACGTGAGTTAGATGCGATTCAATATGTAATTGATCAAATGAATCCTCTAAAGGTAGTTCGTCCTCCGGAAGAAGTTCATATTGAAGGTGGAGATGTTATGCTTTGGAACGATCATATCTTTATTGGAACTTATAAAGGAAGTGATTATAAAGATTATATTACGGCACGAACAAATATGTATGGTGTAAATTATATTAAAGAATTGTTTCCTAATAAAATTGTCAAAGAATTTGATTTAGTAAAATCTAAATTAGAAGCTCGTGACAATGCATTGCACTTAGATTGTTGTTTTCAGCCTGTTGGAAAAGATAAAGGAATTATTTATAAAAGAGGTTTTCGTGAAGAAGCTGATTATTTGTATTTAGTTAATCTTTTTGGATTTGAGAATTTATTCCATATCGAAAGAAATGAAATGTATAATATGTTTTCAAACGTATTTTCGATTGATGAAAATGTAGTAGTTTCAGAAAAAAACTTTACTCGACTAAACAATTGGCTTCGTGCAAACGGATTTACAGTTGAAGAAATTCCTTATGCAGAGATTGCAAAACAAGAAGGATTGTTGAGATGTTCAACTTTACCATTAATTAGAGACTAA